A single window of Lonchura striata isolate bLonStr1 chromosome 20, bLonStr1.mat, whole genome shotgun sequence DNA harbors:
- the SRRM3 gene encoding serine/arginine repetitive matrix protein 3, with product MALYNNGADVPSPQEASNGFPQPGASGTWHKGEEEVRLVEPSMVKKAHREILDHERKRRVELKCMELQEMMEEQGYSEEEIRQKVGTFRQMLMEKEGVLTREDQHGRQIVIENHHGADGEEYEVEYPDYGEGCLLQCDCSAECYREDSGHREYRLKRRSSSSTSPPPKKKKKKKSGHRRSRKKRKPGSERSCDSSSPIRKEKKKKTGKKHRRDRSESGSRKKRRHRSRSPKNKRKEKNKERKRSRSESPAWRSHRRSSCSSHSASLSSDDSGSKSPGRLSPKRRQDGPKGSSARSSRSPSSPSPQRSASPHQNGHKGSAQNGRHSHGAPLPEPSDRPASASSSPRAHGRTEPPSPRSRGSRHGARSPRSATPERAKHGHRHRSRSASPPPRHRGQSKGRPPGPREPPPLSPAGSSSDSEGSAGSHPYHPPAGPDRNHGAHGKKVKERHHRGRPNSSSESSAKHSRHASERRKSPSPSPGQRSSSWSSSGSLSKSRSRSRDKRAARSRSRSPSPKKPASREKDNEPRTRHGDPDPARPRRRSRSYSPIRKRRRDSPSFMEPRRITSARKRPIPYYRPSPSSSSSLSTYSYSRSRSRSYDSSSSSRSRSRTRSPPSRSRSPSRSPSYNSRSSSESAGF from the exons ATGGCTCTCTACAACAATGGGGCTGACGTGCCCTCGCCCCAGGAAGCCTCCAATGGCTTCCCCCAGCCCGGTGCCTCAGGAACGTGGCACAAGGGTGAGGAGGAGGTGAGGCTGGTGGAGCCCAGCATGGTGAAGAAGGCTCACCGGGAAATCCTGGACCATGAGCGCAAGCGGCGGGTGGAGCTGAAGTgcatggagctgcaggagatgaTGGAGGAGCAGGG GTACTCCGAAGAGGAGATCCGACAGAAAGTGGGAACCTTTCGGCAAATGCTGATGGAGAAGGAGGGTGTGCTCACCAGGGAGGACCAGCACGGGCGCCAAAT TGTGATAGAAAACCACCACGGGGCGGATGGGGAGGAGTACGAGGTGGAGTACCCTGACTACGGCGagggctgcctgctgcagtgcGACTGCTCGGCCGAGTGCTACCGCGAGGACAGCGGCCACCGCGAGTACAG ATTGAAAAGGCGCTCGAGCAGCTCCACCTCTCCTCCacccaagaagaaaaagaagaagaaatcagGGCACCGCCGGAGCCG CAAAAAGAGGAAACCTGGCTCAGAGCGCAG CTGTGACAGCTCTTCACCCATccgcaaggaaaagaaaaagaagactgGAAAGAAACACAGACGTGACAG GTCTGAATCGGGGTCACGAAAAAAGAGAAGACACAG GTCCCGAAGCCCCAAGAACAAAcggaaagagaaaaacaaagagcgCAAGAG GTCCCGCAGCGAGTCCCCGGCCTGGCGCTCGCACCGccgcagctcctgcagctcccacagcgCCTCGCTCTCCTCCGACGACAGCGGCTCTAAATCCCCGGGCAG GCTGAGCCCCAAGCGCCGGCAGGATGGCCCCAAGGGCAGCAGCGCCCGCTCCAGCCGCAGCCCGTCCTCGCCCTCGCCCCAGCGCTCGGCCTCGCCGCACCAGAACGGGCACAAGGGCAGCGCCCAGAACGGCCGCCACAGCCACGGCGCCCCGCTGCCGGAGCCCTCGGAT AGGCCGGCCTCGGCGTCCTCCTCTCCGCGGGCTCACGGCAGGACGGAGCCGCCGTCCCCCCGCAGCCGGGGGAGCCGCCACGGCGCCCGCAGCCCCCGCTCGGCCACGCCGGAGCGGGCCAAGCACGGCCACCGGCACCGCTCCCGCAGTGCCTCGCCGCCGCCCCGACACCGCGGCCAGAGCAAGGGGCGGCCCCCGGgcccccgggagccgccgccgctCAGCCCCGCCGGCTCCAGCAGCGACTCGGAGGGCTCGGCCGGCTCCCACCCCTACCACCCGCCGGCCGGCCCCGACAGGAACCACGGCGCGCACGGCAAGAA GGTGAAGGAGCGGCACCACCGGGGCCGGCCCAACAGCAGCTCGGAGTCGTCGGCCAAGCACTCCCGGCACGCCTCGGAGCGGAGGAAGAGCCCGTCCCCCAGCCCGGGCCAgcgcagcagctcctggagctccagcGGCTCCCTCTCCAagtcccgctcccgctcccgggACAAGAGAGCAGCGcgcagccgctcccgctcgcCCTCGCCGAAAAAGCCAGCCAGCAg AGAGAAGGACAACGAGCCCCGAACACGCCACGGTGATCCCGATcccgcccgcccccggcgccgctcccggagcTACTCCCCCATCAGGAAGCGGAGACGCGACTCTCCCAGCTTCATGGAGCCCAGGAGGATCACCAG CGCCCGCAAGCGTCCCATCCCTTACTACCGGCCCAGCCCCTCGTCCTCCAGCTCGCTGAGCACCTACTCGTACAGCCGGAGCCGCAGCCGCAGCTacgacagctccagctccagccgcAGCCGCAGCCGGACTCGCAGCCCccccagccgctcccgcagccccagccGCAGCCCCAGCTACAACAGCCGCAGCAGCTCGGAGAGCGCCGGCTTCTGA